The Chlorocebus sabaeus isolate Y175 chromosome 28, mChlSab1.0.hap1, whole genome shotgun sequence genomic interval cctctggtcccagctacttggaaagctgaggtgggaggatcactggcacccaggaagttgaggctgcagtgagctgtaatcgtgccactccaccccagcctgggggacaaagcgagaccctgtctcaaaaaggaaaaaaaagaaacaatggtcCCCATGGCCACATGCCCACTGCTGCACCTCTGGCTGAATGGTCTGGGGTGACGTTATGTAATAATCAGCCCCTGCAAACAAGGATAGCCAATACCAAGCTTTTCAGTGATGCTGATGGCCCCCCAGTCAGGGCATTCCTTGGAACCCTGGTAAACAGAATGCTCTTCAGACCCTCCTAAGGAATATAACTGAAGGTGGGTTGTTTGATCTTACCTTCTAGTTCCATCCTCGTTTATGTATGACTCTTTGGATCCCTTTGTTAAGTCCACCATGGTTTTGTCATCTCTACTTCATTTAATGTGGGCCACTGACTTTTCTAAGTTTCAGGAATCAttccaaggccaggcacagtagctcatgcctgtaatcccaacactttgggaggccaaggctggaggatcacttgagcccaggagtttgagaccactctgggcagcatagggagataccatctctcaaaaaaaaaatgttttttaaaaattagccacttgtggtggcatgtgcctgtagtcccagcaactcaggaggctgaggtggctaggtcacttgagcccaggaggtcaaggctgcagtgagccgattgcaccactgcactccagcctgggcagcagagcaagaccctgtctataaaaatactaaaaagctACCAAGAAGGTCCTCTGACACACACTTGGCATTAAATTGGTGGTTATTTGccctgtcatttttttctcttcaaggagTCAGTAACTTTCAGCAAGAGCCACTCAATTCCATAATCCTTATTTTCCTGTTAGTCCCAAACCTCTACAAGTCAATAGATCCTTTTCCACCTGTATCCTATCCCAGTTTCCAAGTGAATGACTTAGTGACCGGACAGGTACCACATGCCAGGACTATTAACAGTGATGGCGGTCTTCACTCCCTCCTGGTGAGTGACCAACTCCACAATCCACTCTCACAGCAGCTTCCTAGGACCACTCATGGCACCAAATGTCTTAGATCAGGTTCTCTaaagcagagcctgaggcagggattCAGAACCATGTGATTGACAGTGTGATTTATTCAGGAAACGCCTTTGAGGGAGGGAATGAAACAGGATAGAGAAGGGAGAGAGCTGAGCATGGATGAAGGCTCAGAAAAAGTCTAGTTTAGCCTGATCCAAGGGTGCCAGAGCAGTCATAGCACCCTGGGGTTTTCCCTGCTTTAATCAAATGAACCAGGCATTGGGTTGTAGAGAGGAGGTGCCTCCTGGGTAAGGTGAGATGTCTCTCATCTCCTGAGGTTAATTCTCCAGTTTCCAGAGAACAAGAGCTGTGAGCACTTGCGGCCCAAACTCAGAGCAGAAGAGTTGAGGGGTCCCAGCTTGGTAGAGGGGACCGGACAGGGTACCATAGTGTACGACACATAcggtcaacaaatatttattaggcatTTATTGTAAGCCAGGCAAGTCAGCAGAAGCAGGGCCTGAGCAGTGCCCAAGAGCACTCACTCACTGTCCCTGGCAAACAGGCTCAGGGGAACTCTCTTCGTGCATGTCATCTCTTTCCCACTCAAAACTCCCACCCCGACCTTCCTGGAAGGCAGGGCTAACAGGACCTTCTGCCTGCCTGCTCATGACTGATTCCTTTCAATCCTAGCGCAATGCAAACTGAAACTCATGCTGTATATCACCACTCTATGGGAGAGCTCTATTTCTGGGGCACCCAGGAGTCAGCACACATACTGCTGGGGCCAGGACTCGTAATTCACCTTGGTCCAATTCCTTCTATGGGTTTAGCTGCTCTCATTCCTGTGGGTAATACAAGATCAAACAGTCCACAGCTTTGCCTGTCTTCTCTGTTACCCTAAGGTCCCTCTCCCTTTGCCTTAAGATGTGACTGACCAGCACAGTTTCTTCTGAATTGACAAATTTAACTCTACCTTCTACTGGCTAAACCTTGACGTCAGTAGAATCAAACCAAAAACAAGGTAGAGTGTTTCACAGAGAAGTGGTAGATTAAATAAGGCAGCAGAAACACATACCATCCAGCCCCTGAACCCGAATTTTGCCAAAATAGAGATACTTTAAGTCCGTTTCTTTTCAAAGGGGTTAATGCTCAAAGTGGGAATAGTGACTAGGGTATTCTAGTGGCTGGAATAATAATTTCTAGAAAAGATTAATTGCTgaggtaccaaaacagacatcaTGCTGAAGAAGTCTTTTACTGTGCGCTTCCCTGAATAGATAGGCCATCAAACGAGGCAGAAGCTACAAATAAAGCTTACTTCTACTGAACTCATGAGGCTGTTCCTAGTGTCAGTTTTGAGTTTCAAGTGAAGACTGAATGTCATCTGAAGGCTTTCTGAATTCCTCGACCATGTCCATCCATGGATTCTCTTCTTGTCTAGATTCCCAAGCATGAAGATGCTAACTAAAGCATTTCTCAGTGGGGAACACGAGCAGATATCTATTATTGTGGGTTCTCCGGTGTTCCTAAAGGCTGAGTTCTAACTAAAGGATTTCAACCTATTTATGATTTTGATGGTTACGCTGGAAAAATGCTTGAAGTTGTTACTTTGCTCATTATAGGAGTACGGTTTCCCTCCAGGAAGGCTTCTCTAAAATTCAGAGCTATTCTACAACAGAGACCCCTCTACACTTAAGGTATTTATGGGATCTGTCCTCTCATGGCTTCTCAGGTGTTTAAAGAGGCTACAACTCCAGCTGAAATTCattccacattctttacattgaaaaggtttctcaccagtatgGATTCTCTGATGTTGATTAAGATGTGACTTCAGAGTGAAGCCTCTGCCACATTCGTGACATTGATGGGATTTTGTGCTCGAGTAGATTTTTTGATGTTTGGTGTGGGAACACTGGCCAACATTTTCTCTACATGTATCACATTGATAGGGCTTCTCTGCCGTATGAGTTCTGTAATGCTGAATGAGGTCTGAACTGTAACCAAAGGCTTTTCCGCAGATATCACACTGATAAGGCTGCTCTTGTAACTCGATCTTCTTGTCTTCAATCACTGTCAAGTTCCAACTATATGCTTCCTCACAGACgccatgtttttcatttttctgaccCATGTGGAGCACCTGATGTTCAATTAGACTAACGTACTGAAAAAAGATTTCCCCACATTCACGGCACTGGTGGGCTTTCTCTCGGGAGTGGAGTCGCAGATGTCCAGCCAGGTGGGAACGCCTCCCAAAGcctttcccacattcattacacttgAAGGGTTTCTCCCCACTGTGCACACTCTGATGCTGAACAAGGTGGGACCTCActctgaaggctttcccacataaaGGACAGGTGTAGGGCTTCTCACCTGTGTGGACGCGCTGATGCTGAGTTAGGTGTACGCGTTGGTTGTAGCTTTTCCCACATTCCTCACACCTGAATGGTTTCTCCCCAGTGTGTATTCTTTGATGTTGAATAAGATGTGCGCTCTGAATGAAGCTTTTCCCACACTCATTACATTTATGTGGTCTCTCTCCAGTGGAGGATTTTTTGTGGACATAAGGGACTTCACTGTAGTTCATCCTCTTTGAAGAGGGTTGTCCTACTATCTCTTTCATGGGAATTCCCTGCTTTCTATCCAGCTTGCTTTGAAGCT includes:
- the ZKSCAN5 gene encoding zinc finger protein with KRAB and SCAN domains 5 isoform X5, producing the protein MELIVKQISDEAESHWVAPEHTERSVPQDPDFAEVSDLKGMVQRWQVNPTVGKSRQNPSQKRNPDAITDLSPKQSTHGERGHRCSDCGKFFLQASNFIQHRRIHTGEKPFKCGECGKSYNQRVHLTQHQRVHTGEKPYKCQVCGKAFRVSSHLVQHHSVHSGERPYGCNECGKNFGRHSHLIEHLKRHFREKSQRCSDKRSKNTKLSVKKKISEYSEADMELSGKTQRNVSQVQDFGEGYELQSKLDRKQGIPMKEIVGQPSSKRMNYSEVPYVHKKSSTGERPHKCNECGKSFIQSAHLIQHQRIHTGEKPFRCEECGKSYNQRVHLTQHQRVHTGEKPYTCPLCGKAFRVRSHLVQHQSVHSGEKPFKCNECGKGFGRRSHLAGHLRLHSREKAHQCRECGEIFFQYVSLIEHQVLHMGQKNEKHGVCEEAYSWNLTVIEDKKIELQEQPYQCDICGKAFGYSSDLIQHYRTHTAEKPYQCDTCRENVGQCSHTKHQKIYSSTKSHQCHECGRGFTLKSHLNQHQRIHTGEKPFQCKECGMNFSWSCSLFKHLRSHERTDPINTLSVEGSLL